A single genomic interval of Mangifera indica cultivar Alphonso chromosome 5, CATAS_Mindica_2.1, whole genome shotgun sequence harbors:
- the LOC123217110 gene encoding zinc finger protein VAR3, chloroplastic-like, which produces MHKLFKTSHEFYNIVKKKPKFLTPNLHFHNSTQNLHSDSRLGFVCNELEELQSSNPNAKSSLQTQELSSFSERNKALESTVQISHPWPEWVDLMECLLRKGYFDGNENPFNSKSDEMGSKKANSIRTACLNFARDRYSLIRYFPRKDIQIIAGCGCPSIDRKVVNSGKRLRAHVGIDEGNVCSSCNLRGNCERAYVKAREDEGGRTVDVIRILLTYGLDHFTGTVENKPCLNKMVKESVRRLLKEMLEYSTKEPESKLSNDEPLKEGGLVRDHLSPQGSNINVPMKQGDWRCPKCNFLNFARNIRCLRCDGLFLDRLRQLREDQDHLPLKKGDWICDKCNFLNFAKNTRCLQCKENPPKRKLNPGEWECESCNYINFRRNMVCLKCDHRRLKSSNASNHYAESHGNGGFQNLGGQSQVGQGRQSQNRVADMWRFVEEDSEDDNQSNSRFVDFPIAGGKSELSRNPNEREKWKLERSDRKIAMVSTTRENDDSSATFSQKRSDFLASTDDEDMAGWFEHR; this is translated from the exons ATGCATAAACTCTTCAAAACCAGCCATGAATTCTATAATATCGTCAAGAAGAAGCCTAAATTTCTCACACCCAATTTACATTTCCACAACTCCACTCAAAATCTGCACTCAGATTCAAGGCTAGGCTTCGTTTGCAATGAACTTGAAGAGCTACAGTCATCAAACCCGAATGCCAAATCATCGTTGCAGACCCAAGAACTCTCTAGTTTTAGTGAAAGAAATAAAGCATTGGAATCAACGGTTCAGATTTCACATCCGTGGCCAGAGTGGGTGGATTTGATGGAATGTTTGTTGAGAAAAGGGTACTTTGACGGGAATGAAAACCCTTTTAACAGTAAAAGTGATGAAATGGGTTCGAAGAAAGCAAACTCTATTCGTACTGCATGCCTTAATTTTGCCCGGGATCGTTATAGCCTTATAAG GTATTTCCCAAGGaaagatattcaaataattgCTGGATGTGGATGCCCGAGTATAGACAGAAAAGTTGTAAACTCGGGGAAGCGTCTAAGGGCACATGTGGGCATTGATGAAGGAAAT GTCTGCAGCTCCTGCAACTTGAGGGGAAACTGTGAAAGGGCATATGTTAAGGCACGCGAAGATGAAGGTGGACGAACAGTGGATGTTATTCGCATTCTGTTAACATATGGGCTTGATCACTTTACTGGGACTGTGGAGAACAAGCCATGCctaaacaaaatggttaaggaATCAGTGAGAAGGCTGCTGAAAGAAATGTTGGAGTATAGCACCAAGGAACCTGAGTCCAAGCTTTCAAATGATGAACCCTTGAAAGAGGGTGGACTGGTTCGTGATCATTTGAGTCCACAAGGAAGCAACATAAATGTTCCCATGAAGCAAGGCGATTGGCGTTGCCCCAA ATGCAACTTCCTAAATTTTGCAAGAAATATTAGGTGCTTGCGCTGTGATGGTTTATTTCTGGATAGACTTAGGCAACTGAGGGAGGATCAGGATCACCTTCCACTGAAGAAGGGAGACTGGATATGTGATAA ATGTAATTTCTTGAACTTTGCGAAGAATACAAGATGCCTGCAATGCAAAGAAAATCCACCAAAGCGGAAACTTAATCCTGGGGAATGGGAATGTGAATC GtgcaattatattaatttcagaAGAAACATGGTTTGCTTGAAATGTGACCATAGACGACTAAAATCGTCTAATGCATCAAATCATTATGCTGAATCACACGGAAATGGAGGCTTTCAGAATCTTGGCGGACAAAGTCAAGTTGGGCAAGGAAGACAAAGTCAAAACAGAGTTGCAGATATGTGGAGATTTGTAGAGGAAGACAGTGAAGACGATAATCAATCAAATTCCAGATTTGTTGATTTTCCCATTGCAGGAGGTAAGAGCGAATTGTCTAGGAATCCAAACGAGAGAGAAAAATGGAAGCTCGAGAGATCGGATAGGAAAATAGCAATGGTGAGTACGacaagagaaaatgatgattctaGTGCTACTTTTAGCCAGAAAAGGTCGGACTTCCTTGCATCTACTGATGATGAAGACATGGCTGGGTGGTTTGAGCATAGATAG
- the LOC123215235 gene encoding nudix hydrolase 18, mitochondrial-like has translation MAVSLASRMGRKLQRYNNLGHRQVVGCIPYRFKNGADVDITDELEVLVVTSQKGRAQGLMFPKGGWEVDESLEQAALRESIEEAGVLGNVERELGKWNFVSKSQGTLYEGYMFPLLVKEQLEVWPEKDVRQRIWMSIDEAREVCCHWWMKEALDIFVARLNSLKEINNSDWKHILLEVGVITKPRISSIFFLLKSSSSINFRDYIKSF, from the exons ATGGCAGTTTCTTTGGCCTCTCGGATGGGCCGGAAGCTCCAGAGATATAACAACCTGGGCCATCGACAAGTCGTAGG ATGCATTCCTTACCGATTCAAAAATGGCGCAGATGTAGACATTACTGATGAATTGGAAGTTCTTGTCGTTACTTCTCAGAAAGGCCGAGCTCAAGGCCTGATGTTCCCCAAG ggtGGATGGGAAGTTGATGAATCTCTAGAGCAAGCAGCTTTAAGAGAATCAATTGAAGAAGCTGGAGTTCTTGGCAATGTTGAG CGTGAATTGGGAAAATGGAACTTTGTCAGCAAAAGCCAAGGCACTCTTTATGAAGGCTACATGTTTCCGTTGCTCGTCAAGGAGCAGCTTGAAGTATGGCCAGAAAAAGATGTCAGGCAAAGAATCTGG ATGAGTATCGATGAAGCAAGAGAAGTATGTTGCCATTGGTGGATGAAGGAAGCTTTGGACATATTTGTTGCAAGAT tgaaTTCATTAAAAGAAATCAACAATTCCGATTGGAAGCATATTTTGTTGGAAGTAGGAGTTATAACAAAGCCaagaatttcatcaattttttttctattaaaatcaAGTTCTTCAATTAACTTTAGGGATTACATTAAATcattttga